The DNA segment GTGGATGATTCTAGCTCTACTTCCAACACCAGTAAACGCAAGAATATTGGAAGTTTGAAGTAACTAGGTCGTGGGAAACGTCAGAAATCTCAGGCTACGCCAGGGGATGTAGAAACTCCTGGCTCGAACTTTCGCGTCAGCGTCTGGTAGAGAAGTTAGCCAGGGGTAGTTCATTACTACCAAGCAATCAATTCGTCTAATTTTGACGAGTGCTTGGAGGCTTGGTGCAAAAATCTTGATTTCCAGGCCATAGGGGCGGCGTTGCCCCGTCCTGGCAGCCACAACCCAAAATGCCTTATGTTACAAGCAGCTAGAACCCATCTCATTATTCCAGAACCATCAGAAGACTTGATCACCAACGAGCCTTGGTCGATAGAATTCTATGCTGATGGCTTGATGGATGAACTCTTTGCCGATATTGACGAAATTTTGGATGTTAGTGGGAGTCTGCCTGACCATACTTTAAGGCATGGCAGTAATACACCACGTTCCATAGAACAAACTTCCGAAGGCGATTGGTTAGACAATTCGGGTGAATCTGCCACACCAGTGGCTTCAGAATATGAGCATCTGCAAACAATTAATCTGCCACACCCAATTGTTTTATCAAATAGTCTCACCCGGACTGAAAAAAAAATTCCTCAAGGGAGGAAGGAGCAAGTTGGTACAGTTGTAGTTAACCAACCTGGGGCAATTACTCAGCACCAGGAAACTCGGCTGACTCTCAAAAAACTGCTGATTGCTGGCATGACTATTGGCGTGGCGATCGCAGGTACACTATATGTCGTGCAGTATGGATTGGTGAATCTTCTCACTTCCAAATTGACTCAACCAGATATCTATCCACCACAGACGCAGTTATCTACCAAAGTAGATGTGCAGGCAGAATTGGTTGAGTATATGCTGGCAGCGCTGGCGATTATAGAGCAGCAGGGAGCAAGCAATAATAATCGCACATCTGTTTATCCTGGAATCGCCAATCGGGCAGTTTCTAACTCACCAGCTACAGATGGTGATTTAACACCACCTCTAGCTGCTAACAACACACAACCTGTGGCTAACCGTTCTACAAATCTTGTCGAGCGCATTTACATTCCTGTTTATCAAGCGCCGTCACCAATGCGCTATGCGCCACCACCTACTCCCGGCGCGATCGCAAATCAAGCACAGGGAGCAAATAATTTCCAGACATCTCAACCTGATGCCGGGAAAACCGCTTTGAATCCTGTGCAACCACCAGCCAAAACGGGGAATGCCATCCGCCCAGAACTCAAACCTGTACCCGTGCAAAAAGCACCAATTACCGTGCGGCAGCCATCTATGCCTCTGCCTGGATTACCTGCGCCAGTCAAGACAACATCAGCGCCCACAAATGCCCAACAACAAGCATATTTAGAAACCTCACCTGTAACATCTGCGGCTCATACCTTAGCCGGATTGCTAGAGTTAGGTGAAAAATCTGCTGCTTTATTTGAATTTGAAGGCGTAACTCGTCGGATACATATAGGAGAAAGCATCGGAGCCAGTGGTTGGGCTTTAGTAGGTGTTGCCAACGGTGAAGCTATAGTTCGTCGGAATGGGGAAGTGCGGTCAATCTTTGCGGGGCAGAAGTTGTAAAACTTGTCATGCTTTTGTACTAGCTTGATTTATAGCAAGGTGCTGATTTTAAAACCCATAAAATTGCCCTATTAACCTGCTTAAGCGGGTTAATTATTTTTATCTCTATAATATTTATGATTGTAGCATTAATTTTGGCTTTTTAGTCAAAAATACATAAACTTTTTTCAAGACTCAGCTGCTCATGGGTATTTAAATAGTCTTTTGAGTCTAAGAACAATCTGAATAGGGATATCTTCTGATAACAATTTTTGAAGTTGTGCATTTTCAAGGTTAAGTGAAACCAGTCCGTACACGGTTGAGTTTTTCTGTTTTCTAGAAACAGGTGCGGATCAGAGTTGCTTTTCTTAAATCTGTACTTTTAAGTGTGGCTGCTGTAAAATTAGCATCTGTTAAATCAGCACCACGAAAGCTTGTACCACGAAAAGCAGCAAACGCAACAGCACTTTTTTGAATCAAAGAGTACTTTTCATCGCCTTTCTTAGCTCGCCAAGCCATGTAAGCGCTAAATAAAGTTCCGGCGATGGCGATGGCTCCCGCGATGGCGATCGCAATGGCTCCGGTTCCGGTGAAGGCGAAGGAGAAGGCGATAGCTCCCGTGATGGCAAAGGCAAAGGCTCCCGCGATCGCGATGTCTCCTGCGATGGCGATGGCTAAGGCGATGGCAAAAGCGATGACAAAAGCGATGACAAAAGCGATGGCAAAGCCGATGCCAAAAGCGATGGCTAAGGCGATGGCTAAGGCGATGGCGATATTTCTGGTTCCGGCGATGGTAAAAGCAATGGCGATGGCTCCCGATATGGCGATGGCTAAGGCGATCGCGGAGTTTAATCTTTGCACAACCATAACTATGAAAACCATAACGACTACTATTAAGGCAGTCCAACCTGCAACCTGACTTTCTATGGTTGAATTGTCAAATATCAAAGATATCAAGTATCCAGTGTAGGCGGAGAAAAATCCGGAAATTCCACAGAAAAACCACGAAACACTGACTAGAAAAATTGCCCAACGTTTTTGCAGTCCGCATTGAGCATGGCTAAAGTTGGCATTCTGAAGATTAGCCCCAGTAAAGTTTGCCCCTCTAATATCTGCATAGCTAAAGTTTGCACCCTCAAGGTTTTGACCTTTAAAGCAACGTCCACGGAGATTTTGACTAGAGAAATCCTGGTACATAGATTAATAATTCGTAATTCGTATTTGAAGGAGCGCCCACCGAGATTTTACAGACGATAGTTTTTTTGATACATCTTTAGTATGTATTTTTTCGCAAACTTTAGCATAAATATGAGGATGATGCCATAATTCAGCAATACGGAGATAAAAAAGTTTCTATGCTTGATACACTGGATTTAACACTTTCCTTAAAGAAAGCCACCTATAAATCAGAAATTGACAGGCTGATGCATCAACTGCGGGAACTGCAAAATGCCTGTAGAGATAAAAAATTGCCTGTAGTCGTGGTTTTGGAAGGATGGGCTGCTTCTGGTAAAGGCGCGCTGGTGAAGCAAATGGTTTCTTATATGGACCCGCGGGGATTTAAAGTTTATCCTATCTGGCCACCGAGCGAAGAAGAACGCAAATACCCTTTCCTGTGGAGATTCTGGGAAAAACTACCCGCCCAAGGTCATATCAGCATTTTCTATCACAGTTGGTATACTCATGTTTTAGAAGAACGCTTATTTGAGCGAGTCGGAACAGACCAAGTTCCCACTGTGATGAAATTAATGGGGCAAATTAATTCCTTTGAACGCCAAATAGTGGATGATGGAGCTGCGATCGCTAAATTTTGGTTACATCTGAGTCGTAAAGAATTGAAAAGTCGCTTAAAAGACTACGCCAAAGATGAATTAACTGCTTGGCGGGTGCGAGAAGAAGACTGGAAGCAAGCCAAACACTATGACCGCTATGCAACCTTTGCGGAAGAAATGCTCGTGCAAACTAGTACCGGCGTTGCGCCTTGGACTTTAGTTGAGGCTGACTCAGAACGGTGGGCGCAGGTAAAGGTGCTAACCCACCTGGCTACTACTTTAACTGCTGCTTTAGATAGACTGAAAATTCAGCTTCCAACTCCCGCTTTACCTGCACAAACGGAATTAGAAACCACAGAGTCAGACTTACTAGCGCAAACTGATTTGAGCTTAAGCCTGTCAGAAAACGACTACGAAGAGCAATTAGCCAAGGAACAGGTAAAATTACGCAAGTTGCAATTAAGCATTCATAAACATCAAATTCCTGTCCTGGTGATGTTTGAGGGCTGGGATGCAGCAGGTAAAGGTGGAGCGATTAAAAGGCTGACCGATATTCTTGATCCTCGGAGTTACTTTGTTCATCCTTTTGCTGCGCCCACACATGAAGAAAAAGTTCATCATTACCTCTGGCGATTTTGGCGACAATTACCCACATCTGGGATAATTGGGATTTTTGACCGTTCGTGGTATGGAAGGGTGTTAGTGGAGCGTGTCGAAGGCTTTGCTTCCGAAATCGAGTGGCGCAGAGCCTACCGCGAAATTAATGAATTTGAGGCTCAGTTAACCAGTGCAGGCTATGTTTTAGTCAAGTTTTGGCTACACATTAGCCCAGAGGAACAACTACAGCGTTTTACAGACCGTCAAAATGATCCTTTTAAGCAGTATAAGCTGACGGATGAAGACTGGCGCAATCGGGAAAAGTGGAATCATTACGATGTCGCTGTAAATCAGGCAATTCAGCGCACCACCACCCCCACGGCTCCCTGGACAATAGTTGCTGCTAATGACAAATATTATGCCAGAGTTAAGGTAATTGAAACTGTTGTGGAAGCCATTGAGACAGAATTAAAACGCCGTCAGCACAGCAAGCACTAAAATCTAGCATATGAACACTTCGATTCGTCTACTACAAGCTAATGAGTTAGCCACAGCTGATCATATATTTCGCTTGGCTTTTGGTACTTTTGTCGGACTACCTGAACCCACTGAGTTTTACGGGGATGCAACTTTTTTTGATCATCGTTGGAAAACTAATCCCAATGCTGCTTTCGCTGCTGAGGTTGATGGTAAATTAGTTGGGTCTAATTTAGTGATTAATTGGGGCAGCTTTGGCTATTTTGGACCTTTAAGCATTCATCCTGACTTTTGGAACCAAGGCTTAGGTCAACGTCTGATTGAACCTGCGATCGCTTGCTTTACTGATTGGAATACTCAACTATCAGGATTATTTACTTTTGCTCAAAGTCCTAAGCATCACGCATTATACCAGAAATTTGGGTATCGGTTGCGTTTTCTGATTGCGATTTTGGCAAAGTCAGTACAATCATCTCAGCCATTGCCCCCAGGAACAAGATTCTCCCAAATGACTGAAGATGAACGTAGCCAAAGTATCAAAGCCAGTTGTCAACTCACTGATTCCATTTATCAGGGGTTAGATGTATCACCAGAAATTCAGATAGTTCAAGACCAAGAACTAGGAGATACCATCTTTTTATGGGATGATTCAGGCTTGGTAGGATTTGCAGTCTGTCATGCTGGGGCAGGTACGGAAGCAGGTAGTAATACTTGCTTTGTCAAATTTGGTGCAGTCCGATCTGGAATTAATGCCGAACAATGTTTTGAGCAATTATTGGATATGTGTGAAGCATTGACTGTAACTCTGGGGATGTTTCGCTTGGTTGCAGGAATTAATACTAGCCGAGAGTCAGCTTACTTAAAAATGTTGGCTCATGGTTTTTGTAGTGAAATCATCGGAGTGGCAATGCATAAACCCAATGACCCTGGATATAATCGCCCAGATGTTTTTGCTATTGATGATTGGCGCTAAGATTTCTGGGCGGAAGTTATATTAAGTCCGGTTAATTAACGCAGATTTTTTGGCGTTGCTGAGTTAAAGTATGAATCTATATCACGCACCAGGCGCAGAGTCGCAGAGAGTTAGAGCTAAACAGATGTGATTTTGTTATTTGATATTTAAATTCAGCAATGCCCCATTTTTTTTATAGCTATCACAATGGAAATAGAATGACTCTATCTCTGCTCATAATTTCTCAACCTGTGTATTTTCCCATCGGGTTATCTATAATAGAGATATATTTAGTTTAGATAAAATATTGCTTCAATAAAATTTACTTTAGAAAATACATCTGTTTGACGTTAGGAATATATTCCTTAATTGCTCTCCTTATGAATTGAGTTGCCTTTTCTAAAGTGCCTATATAAAGGATACTCCTAATGTCAACACATAATCATGCCCTGGAGTCGAAAAAAAATCGTCTGCTTGCTGCTCTGCCTGATGCTGAATATGAGCGACTTCTTCCACATTTAAAGCCGGTTGAACTAACATTTGAGAAAGTTCTGATAGAGCCAGAAGAAACGATTACAGATGTTTATTTCCCTCATAAGGCTGTAGTTTCTTTAATAACAACTATGGAAAATGGGTCTTCAATAGAAGTCGGTATAGTCAGCAATGAGGGTATGGTGGGTATCCCGATTATTTTGGGAGGTAAGCAATCGACGACCAAAGCGATTGTGCAAGTTCCCGATGGTGGTTTACAGATGAAAGCAGATGTATTGAAAAGTGAATTTGACCGGGGGGAAGTATTGCAAAGCATCCTATTGCGCTACTTCCAAACTCTATATACTCAAGTTTCACAAGGCGCGGCGTGCAATCGCCTCCATAGTCTAGAGCAGCGACTCGCCCGATGGCTACTGACTGTTTCTGACCGCATGGAATCAGATGATTTTCAACTCACTCAAGAATTCATTGCCCAGATGCTTGGTGTACGCCGTTCTGGTGTGACCGTGGCAGCTAAAACTCTTAGCCAAGAGGGAATTATTCACTATAGCCGTGGTAATATTAGCATCCAGAATCGCAAGGCTTTAGAAGCTACTTCTTGTGAATGTTATCAAGTCATGAAAGACGAGTTTGATCGACTTTTGGGTAAAGGATCTGATCGCCGCGATTAATAAATATTTTGCGGTTGTTATGTGCGAAACCGGACAGACAGCTAAAGTTAAGTTTGTGTAACCTATAAATTGTTGTGCAATTGAATGCTGTTGCTACTCAGGGTGTTACTACTACACGAGGGTAATATTTAATGTATACTCAATCCATTTCAGTTAGAGGTCTACGCTTGCTGGTTGTTGATGATGATGCTGACACAAGACAAATTTTAAATATCCTATTTGAATTGGAAGGAGCTAAGGTAATAGCTGTAGCTTCGGCAAGTGAGGCTGTAAAAGTAATATCTCAATTTAAACCTGACATTTTAATTAGTGACATATATCTACCGGATGAAGATGGCTACTGTTTGCTGCCAAAACTTAGAGATTTGATGGCAGCGCCAGGAAAACAGATGCCGGCTATTGCTTTAACAGGATCTGCTAGGGAAGAAGACCGCATTTATGCATTTGCTTCAGGTTTTCAGACGCATCTATGCAAACCGATCAATTTAGATGAATTAGTCTATGAGGTTGCTAGTCTGACTGGATGCAAGCAAGAAAATTGTTTGACAGGTGAACTGACAAGTCAGTGCTGGCGCGATCGCTGTTTAGCGAAATCGTAATTTTTCTATTTGATATTTGTGGGGTAGGTTTCCTCGCTCACCTGAAATTTCAACAGACTTGTTAACCCAAAGGCAAGCACTATGATACCCATCCCACAAGCCAATTTGGCATTTTTCTGGATTAGTCTGTCCTTGAGTCAGTATATTCTGTGTTGTATTTTTATCGTAGTTAGATACACTCTGATCATAATTTAAATATTTGTGAGTTATGGTAAACAAAGTTACATTTTTAATGTATTGCAGTAGATTAGAAAATTTAATTACTTTAAATAAATTATGTTGGTATTATGAATTACCAATATGATTCTAAAGAAATTCATGGTAGTGTAAATATTACAAGTAGGTTTCCTAGTCTGCTAGGTAAGAATTTATCTGTGTCTATCCTCTTCTATGGTCGGTCAATTGTTTCTATGGCTCCGCCACGCAAGCTATCATTACCTACTAATGCGGAAATCCCTATATAGATTTCCATTAAACCGATTATTTACTCTTTGAAGCTTCAAAAGGATTAGTATTTTTTGAGACAAAACTTATCTGTAACTATGTTGACTGGAGCTACTTGTATGCGGTGAGAGAAGTAGCAAAAAAGAAAATATTGTCATATATTTCAGTTTTATCCTTTGCAGAGTTGCAAATTAAAGCTTTCAGGTTCATAGCTAATAAAAAGATTCAACTTAGCGGGTCTAAAATATAGCGAACAGTATTGACAATCTCAGAATAATCGAATAACAAGGTGGCAGAAGATAAAAAAAGCATTAGCTCACCCCTGCCACCAAACTCAGTAAAGCTCTTAACAAAAAATCACGTAATTAAGATAAATCATGCCACAAAATACTGACCACAAACCTGCCCATTCAGTAACTCAAGCGATCGCCTACAAAGCACGTCTAAATTCTTGGGCGATCGCGCGTTTACTTCCTGATGCACAACGGGAAATTGTGGCTCATTTCCGGACTCGTTCTGATGCAGATGGTTATATGCAACATTTAATGCAAACAACTCCTGATGCTTCGTTCATTGTGGTTTTTGATTGCCAACGCGAAGAAGCTGTAATTTAAGGTTCTAACAAAGGCGATGATGCCTGCGGCAACCGTAGCCATCGCCTTTGAAATAGCACGATTTCTAGAAACTAACGCGATTCGGTTCCCTGATTGGGACTCCCTGCAACAGTATCTTCTCCTGGTGCTTCAGGTTTAGCACTGGTTCTAGCCTCAGTTTCAGCAGCATTGCCAGTCTTGCGGATTCCTGGTTCAACAGGAGTTTGATAGCCACCGGAAGCGCTGGGAGTAGATTCTTGTTGATCAGATTTTTGTTTTTTATCTTCGGGCATAATTGCAGTCCTATGATTCAATATTGAGACTATTTTAATAAACTCAGAAGTATAAATTTATCTATCAAGAATCTGATAATAGCTGATTGATACCTCTATCAAAAGGAATGTTTATTACTACCCAAAAAGCTTTCAAAGTAAATTAAATAGACATCTGGTGGAAAAGAATGTCTAATGAGGAGCGATGCCTGCGGCGGGCGTAGCCATCACGGCTTAGGCAATGTCATGGCAGAAATTTGGCAAGCAATTCACCGATTCTGTCAGTTCCCCTAAAGTCTAAAATAACTAATACCTTAGTCATGTCTTCCATGTCCTTGACTAATGACCAATGACTAATAACCAATGACTCAAATTATGCTTCCGTTTATCCGGTCAGACTTAGCCCAATTTACCGCTTATAAACCTCACCCCAGCAGTGATACAGCCGCAGCCATTCCCGTGCAGTTGGATCGCCTGGATACGAACGAAAGCCCCTATGATTTGCCACCAGAATTAAAAGAAAAGTTGGCTTGGACATATGAGCAAGTAATTGAAACAAATCGTTATCCTGACGGTGGACATGAGACACTTAAGGAAGCGATCGCTCAATATGTCAATGAGTCAGCATCACTGACTTCATCTGTGTTTACTGGTGCTAATATTTCTATAGGCAATGGTTCAGATGAACTAATTCGCTCTTTATTAATCGCCACCTGTCTGGGAGGAGAAGGCTCAATTTTAGTCGCCAATCCGACTTTCTCCATGTATGGCATTTTGGCCAAAACTTTGGGAATTCCTGTGGTGACGGTGGACAGAAATCCAGATAATTTTGAAATAGACTTAGAGTCTGCCCAATCTGCTATAGAACAAACTCAAAATCCGCCGATTCGGGTGGTTTTTGTAGTGCATCCCAATTCTCCAACAGGTAATTGTTTAACTGCGGCGGAATTGTCATGGTTAAGAAGTTTGGGTGAGGAAATTTTGGTAGTAATTGATGAAGCTTACTTTGAATTTAGCCAGACTACCCTAGTTAGTGAATTAGTACAGCGTCCTAACTGGGTGATTCTACGTACTTTTTCTAAAGCCTTCCGGCTAGCAGCGCTTAGAGTGGGATATTGTGTTGCTCATCCACAGGCGATCGCTATCTTAGAAAAAGTCCGCTTACCTTATAATCTTCCTAGCTTCTCCATTGCTGCGGCCTTAGCTGCTATGCAAAACAGTCAACTTGTACTCAAAACAATTTCCCCAACATTGGATGAAAGAGACAAACTTATAGAAGTTTTATCCCAACATCCAGCCTTACAAGTCACAAAAAGTGCTGCTAACTTTATTTTCCTGCGTCTGCAAGCAAATCACCCTGAACCACAAAATGCTACTTTAAAAACTCTTCACCAAAAACTCAAAACTTCTGGGACCCTTGTACGCGAAATTAGCGGAGGATTGCGAATTACTATCGGCACATCAGACGAAAACACCCGCACCATCAATAGAATACAAGCTGCATTGGCAACGCTGAAAGTTTAATTAATTGCCCAAACGGCGTACTATACCTACCGTTTGCGGCAACACCCCAACTAAAAGGGCAAAAACAATATCAGGCATTTGAGCCACCACTGGTAGTGGAAAATATTGTTCAAATTGGTCTAAAATTTTCTGGACTCGCTGCTGGGGAATGGGGTTTTCTGTAATTTGCTTGACTAACCGAATCC comes from the Nodularia sp. NIES-3585 genome and includes:
- a CDS encoding pentapeptide repeat-containing protein, with the translated sequence MYQDFSSQNLRGRCFKGQNLEGANFSYADIRGANFTGANLQNANFSHAQCGLQKRWAIFLVSVSWFFCGISGFFSAYTGYLISLIFDNSTIESQVAGWTALIVVVMVFIVMVVQRLNSAIALAIAISGAIAIAFTIAGTRNIAIALAIALAIAFGIGFAIAFVIAFVIAFAIALAIAIAGDIAIAGAFAFAITGAIAFSFAFTGTGAIAIAIAGAIAIAGTLFSAYMAWRAKKGDEKYSLIQKSAVAFAAFRGTSFRGADLTDANFTAATLKSTDLRKATLIRTCF
- the pap gene encoding polyphosphate:AMP phosphotransferase, whose product is MLDTLDLTLSLKKATYKSEIDRLMHQLRELQNACRDKKLPVVVVLEGWAASGKGALVKQMVSYMDPRGFKVYPIWPPSEEERKYPFLWRFWEKLPAQGHISIFYHSWYTHVLEERLFERVGTDQVPTVMKLMGQINSFERQIVDDGAAIAKFWLHLSRKELKSRLKDYAKDELTAWRVREEDWKQAKHYDRYATFAEEMLVQTSTGVAPWTLVEADSERWAQVKVLTHLATTLTAALDRLKIQLPTPALPAQTELETTESDLLAQTDLSLSLSENDYEEQLAKEQVKLRKLQLSIHKHQIPVLVMFEGWDAAGKGGAIKRLTDILDPRSYFVHPFAAPTHEEKVHHYLWRFWRQLPTSGIIGIFDRSWYGRVLVERVEGFASEIEWRRAYREINEFEAQLTSAGYVLVKFWLHISPEEQLQRFTDRQNDPFKQYKLTDEDWRNREKWNHYDVAVNQAIQRTTTPTAPWTIVAANDKYYARVKVIETVVEAIETELKRRQHSKH
- a CDS encoding GNAT family N-acetyltransferase, encoding MNTSIRLLQANELATADHIFRLAFGTFVGLPEPTEFYGDATFFDHRWKTNPNAAFAAEVDGKLVGSNLVINWGSFGYFGPLSIHPDFWNQGLGQRLIEPAIACFTDWNTQLSGLFTFAQSPKHHALYQKFGYRLRFLIAILAKSVQSSQPLPPGTRFSQMTEDERSQSIKASCQLTDSIYQGLDVSPEIQIVQDQELGDTIFLWDDSGLVGFAVCHAGAGTEAGSNTCFVKFGAVRSGINAEQCFEQLLDMCEALTVTLGMFRLVAGINTSRESAYLKMLAHGFCSEIIGVAMHKPNDPGYNRPDVFAIDDWR
- a CDS encoding Crp/Fnr family transcriptional regulator, with the translated sequence MSTHNHALESKKNRLLAALPDAEYERLLPHLKPVELTFEKVLIEPEETITDVYFPHKAVVSLITTMENGSSIEVGIVSNEGMVGIPIILGGKQSTTKAIVQVPDGGLQMKADVLKSEFDRGEVLQSILLRYFQTLYTQVSQGAACNRLHSLEQRLARWLLTVSDRMESDDFQLTQEFIAQMLGVRRSGVTVAAKTLSQEGIIHYSRGNISIQNRKALEATSCECYQVMKDEFDRLLGKGSDRRD
- a CDS encoding response regulator, whose translation is MYTQSISVRGLRLLVVDDDADTRQILNILFELEGAKVIAVASASEAVKVISQFKPDILISDIYLPDEDGYCLLPKLRDLMAAPGKQMPAIALTGSAREEDRIYAFASGFQTHLCKPINLDELVYEVASLTGCKQENCLTGELTSQCWRDRCLAKS
- a CDS encoding histidinol-phosphate transaminase, coding for MLPFIRSDLAQFTAYKPHPSSDTAAAIPVQLDRLDTNESPYDLPPELKEKLAWTYEQVIETNRYPDGGHETLKEAIAQYVNESASLTSSVFTGANISIGNGSDELIRSLLIATCLGGEGSILVANPTFSMYGILAKTLGIPVVTVDRNPDNFEIDLESAQSAIEQTQNPPIRVVFVVHPNSPTGNCLTAAELSWLRSLGEEILVVIDEAYFEFSQTTLVSELVQRPNWVILRTFSKAFRLAALRVGYCVAHPQAIAILEKVRLPYNLPSFSIAAALAAMQNSQLVLKTISPTLDERDKLIEVLSQHPALQVTKSAANFIFLRLQANHPEPQNATLKTLHQKLKTSGTLVREISGGLRITIGTSDENTRTINRIQAALATLKV